In the genome of Pseudanabaena mucicola str. Chao 1806, the window GATCGCCGCAATATTTTGGGGCAACTGCATTGACCATTTCCCTGGTTGCCGCGACTTGAGCTTTAACTGTTGTGGATTAATTGTGACATAAGGAGAAAACTCAACTACCATTCTGGTGGTATTCGCATCAACCTGTCCTACCCGCACAGCCTGCACTCCGCGACCAACTCTACGCCGCACCGTTGGTCCTTGATAGACAATCCCCGGTAAATCAATCACGATTCTGGTGGGATTGCTGATGACTGTTCCCTTTGGCTCAATGTCATCTTTAAGGGAAAACTCGATCTTGCTATCGGTCAAATCGTAAACAAAAGTCTCGAGACGGTTCGCATTGGCAATTGGTGCAGCGATCGCTAAACTGCTAGTCAAACTGCCAAGGGTAAGTAATAGAAGACGCATATTCACAGATCTTGCTTTCCCATTGATCTGGGAATTAGGCGATCGATGAAAGAAGTTGAGGGAACGAGACATAAAATATTGCATTGGAACGTTGCGCTAGAGGAGTTTAAAGGGCAAGCTACAAGCAGTATGAAACTACGCAAAGTGTGTTGCAGGATCAGAAAAGTTTTGGCTAGGCTAACTTTTCTAATTTCTAAATTACTTGTAGAAGAATAGGAATAAATACTCTGGAAATTTATGTAACAAGAACGAATGAGATTCTACATCAATTTCGAGAAAATAGGACAACTCGCAATCATGAATCAGACGAAAAATTATTTTTTCCTACAAGAAATTATTGAGAAAAACAAGCTTTTGTAGTGACAGAGGTTAAGAGTGTTCGCAAATCTAAACCTTTATTTCTTAGGTGTCATTACTTCGCACTTTCACCTAGGTCACTATAGCAATCCTCAATAAAATGTGGGCTTAGCGAAACCGAATCCACCACCTAGCCACTTAGTTATCGCTGGCTTAGCGAAGCTGAAGCCAATAATTTTTACAACTGAATCTAGGACTACTAAGTAGCTAGACATAAGTAAACTAAAAACCGAGAGTTTTGTTCCGCCCGCTACGCGGACGGAACAAAACTCTGGTTTGGGGCTTAATTAAGTTGAGCTACTTATATAAACTTCAAAATAATGAATGCCGAAGCAGTATATTTGTTGCAGTCTGCAAACCGATGCTTCTAAATAACCCATAAAATTTATGAGCTTTGCCTCGAAACTCAGGGCAGCGATCGCCACTAATCAAAGTATTTTGTGCTTGGGTTTAGATCCTAATCCTGAAGTGATGCCTACTATATATCAGGCGCAATATGAAGCTGAGTCGGCAATCCATAGCGATCATGCTGTTGCTTATCTCTGGGAATGGATGAATTTTATTATTCAGTCCACTGCTGATCTTGTCTGTGCCTACAAGCCCACGTTGGGATTCTATACCGCCTTGGGTTCCGCAGGTTTAGAGCTATTAGCCAAGACCCTTGCGGCGATTCCACCTGAAATTCCGATTATTCTCGATGCTAAG includes:
- a CDS encoding peptidoglycan DD-metalloendopeptidase family protein: MSRSLNFFHRSPNSQINGKARSVNMRLLLLTLGSLTSSLAIAAPIANANRLETFVYDLTDSKIEFSLKDDIEPKGTVISNPTRIVIDLPGIVYQGPTVRRRVGRGVQAVRVGQVDANTTRMVVEFSPYVTINPQQLKLKSRQPGKWSMQLPQNIAAIDLNSVSSFVLPITGAVISSGFGWRVHPVTGEKRMHKGVDFAAPTGTPIFAAADGVVTEAGWTNGGYGNIVELRHSDGSVTLYAHTSRVYVSKGQVVNRGQAIAEVGTTGRSTGPHLHFEVQPDGKNAVDPMDYLQMSQVTLDLASNSFKD